Genomic window (Nicotiana sylvestris chromosome 7, ASM39365v2, whole genome shotgun sequence):
TTGAAGGGCACTCGGAAGTATTTGCTACATAGATTTCTCTTTTGAATGGAAGTCGGGTTTTAAGATTACTAGATATCTTTGGTAGAAGATAGGATAAATACTTCTTCCATCACTCGCTCAGCATGTGTTTTCTAGTAAATGCAGGTAATCCGAGAGTAACTCCAGAGGTCACTAGGGATGTTTGCTTATTGGCCCGAATGATGGCAGCTAATTTGTACTATTCTCAGATTGATGATCTAATGTTTGAGGTTTTAACAACGCATATATCTTTCTGACTTTCCTCTTGGTCTATTTTGAAAAACTTTCATCATTTCCAACATATGATTCGAACTAGCACATTGTTTCAGATGTCTATGTGGCGTTGCAATGATGAGCTTCGCGTTCGAGCGGATGAACTCCACAGTTCATCAAAGAGAGATGAAAAACACTACATAGGTAACTAGCGTGAATTTGAATCACATAAAGATAACCTGCTAGTTTCATATACATTTGATAGCACAGCCCGGAGTTCTGGCCTGAGGTAACCTTTTGAATGTTCTCCACTTCAAGTGAACATAGGTAACGAAGCATGAATCCTCTTGAAGTGTTCCATGATTGCCAATCTAAAGAAAAGAGAACTTCGTACTTCCATACAAATTCAATTGGATTGTGTTGATGCTGTTTTTATGAATGCTTTCTATGTTCTCCATTTCAAGTGAGCAAAGGGTGTTGTCGCTGATTTTACAGAgacagagagagaaaaaaagtaaTTTCACCGTCTGCTGTTCAGTCGGTCTTGAGAAGTTGCATGAGACTGTCTCTATACCTATCTTTAACAGAGCAATTGCATAACTCCTGAGCTACAAACTTTTCTTTGATGTAGAGTTCTGGAAACAAATTCCACCAAGTGAACCGTATCGTGTAATTCTCGGTGATGTGAGAGATAAGCTGTATCATACGCGTGAACGTACTCGCCAACTGTTATCCAATGGATTCTCTGATATTCCAGAGGAGGCAACATATACTAATATTGAGCAGGTGTGCAACACTTCAGTATTTTCTCATCTTTCTTACTTTTATATCTTATCCTGTGACCAACTTGTAGAATCCCGAATTAATAAACGTTGTTATTCTTTGTTGAACAACTTGACATGTTATTCCTGATCATAAGACTAGAGAGTACCACCAGAATTGTACTTATATCCAGTTTGTTGACTAGGCATTGATATTCTCTTTTGTATTTCAGAATTTGCACATACCTCCATTTTCTGCCAcacaatgttttttttttttgattgttaAAGGATTTTGCTAAGGAGCAGCAAAATGCTGCAGAGGAAACTCTGTCACACAATGATTCCTTTTGCATGAATAATAAGGTGCTAATATTTTTGCACATTTTGTGCAGTTCTTAGAGCCTCTTGAGCTCTGCTACAGATCTCTTTGTGCTTGTGGGGATAGACCCATTGCTGATGGAAGCCTTCTAGATTTTCTAAGACAAGTTTCCACCTTTGGACTCTCACTTGTGAGACTTGACATAAGACAAGAGTCGGATCGCCACACTGATGTCCTTGATGCCATTACCCAGCATTTGGAAATTGGTTCATATCGAGAGTGGTCTGAGGAACGTAGACAGGAGTGGCTTCTGTCTGAACTCAGCGGCAAGCGACCTCTATTTGGACCCGATCTTCCGAAAACCGAAGAAATTGCTGAGGTTTTGGATACATTCCATGTCATATCAGAACTTCCATCAGATTGCTTCGGGGCATACATCATCTCAATGGCCACTGCACCATCTGATGTGCTTGCAGTTGAGCTTCTACAGCGTGAATGCCATGTGAAGCGACCTTTACGGGTAGTTCCACTTTTTGAGAAATTGGATGATCTGGAGGCTGCTCCTGCTGCTGTTGCTCGTCTTTTTTCTATTGAATGGTACAAAAACCGTATTAATGGGAAGCAAGAGGTCATGATTGGCTACTCAGACTCTGGCAAGGATGCTGGTCGTATGTCGGCAGCATGGCAGCTATACAAGGCTCAAGAGGAGCTTATAAAAGTTTCCAAACAATACGGTGTGAAGCTAACTATGTTCCATGGTAGAGGTGGTACAGTTGGAAGAGGAGGTGGTCCCAGCCATCTTGCTATATTATCTCAGCCACCTGATACAATTCAGGGATCTCTCCGTGTAACAGTTCaaggtgaggttattgagcaatCATTTGGGGAGGAACACTTGTGTTTTAGGACACTACAGCGTTTCACTTCTGCCACCCTAGAACATGGGATGAATCCACCTCTCTCTCCAAAACCAGAATGGCGTGCCCTTCTGGACGAAATTGCAGTCATTGCTACTGAGAAGTATAGGTCAATAGTATTCAAGGAACCCCGATTTGTCGAGTACTTCCGCCTGGTCAGTGTGCTAGGAAAATGCATTATATTCATTCTGAAACAGTAGGTGTTACCAAACGGTAACAAATATTTCTTTTGACTTTAGTAAGTTAGTTTTTTCATTTATTCTTTTGGATCATAATTACAGGCAACACCTGAGCTGGAGTATGGTCGAATGAACATTGGCAGCCGTCCATCAAAGCGTAAACCCAGTGGAGGCATAGAATCACTTAGAGCTATTCCGTGGATCTTTGCATGGACTCAGACTAGGTTTCATCTGCCAGTCTGGCTTGGCTTTGGGGCAGCATTTAAGTATGCACTTAACAAGGATGTCAAGAATCTTCATATACTGCAGGATATGTACAACAAATGGCCATTCTTTAGAGTTACTATTGATTTGGTTGAGATGGTGTTTGCCAAGGGAGACCCAGGCATTGCTGCTTTATACGACAAGCTTCTGGTTTCTGAAGATTTGTGGTCCTTCGGTGAGCTTTTGAGGGCCAATTACGAGGAGACAAAGAGCCTCCTGCTTCAGGTAAAATTGTATGACTAAGTTCTTGCATTTGGCATGCGTTGTTACTTATCATGTTTGATTGCATGATAACCATTTTCTCTTATATGTTGCTTTTGTATAGATTGCTGGACACAAGGATCTTCTGGAGGGAGACCCCTACTTAAAACAACGACTCAGGTTGCGTGATTCGTATATCACTACCTTAAATGTGTGCCAAGCTTACACACTAAAGCGAGTTCGTGATCCAAACTACCTTGTTACACTGCGGCCTCACATAACCAAGGAATACATGGAATCAAAGCCTGCTGCTGAACTAGTGAAACTGAACCCACGAAGTGATTACGCCCCTGGCTTGGAAGACACTCTCATCTTGACCATGAAGGGTATTGCTGCTGGAATGCAGAATACTGGTTAAGTCTATTCTGTTCTATGTTTTAGTGTTTGTACTTGAAAAGCACTGCTCCCACTTGTGTTTTGTGGTGGTGAAGTATTTGCCCACCCGATTACCGGAAAGTATACATGTATACTCAAGTTCATTTTGCTTCCAACTTCTAGTTTAGTAATCCATGTGATGGCTGAATAATTATTGCCTCTTGTTTACTAGCTTCTTGAATACAAGTATGCTGCAACAAGTAGCTTTTCTCCTTTTGATTTTtattctttatgcttcaaaattCAAGAATCTTTTCCAGTTGCCTTCTAGTTTTTAATTGGAGTGGTAAATGGTTTTGGGATCCTGAATTTTGGCGGTTTAAATAGCAGGGAGATTTACGCTACAAACTACTAATTGCTAAATGAAAGACGGCCGAGTTCAGCAGTGTTAGCTTATTTTCAAGTTTTTATCTTTATGGCTAACCATttcattttaaaatataattGGGACATTTACCCAAGAAATGGATAAAAATCGAAAGATCGAAGTGTGAGAATACAACTATCTATTTTAACTGTTGTACTTTTGAATTGCATGTAGAATGTGGCCAAAGATTGATAAATTTGACCCAAAAGAATCTATGATAACCATTAGCGGCGAAGCCAGGAATTTCCTCAAGGGTATTCATACttgaaagaaggaaaaaaaatccgACAAAGGGTGTTCGATATATATTATGTACTTCTAATATATGATATTTTACCAATATACGCAGTATAATTTTCCAACAAAGGGTGATCAATTGACCACCCTTACCAAAGTGTAGCTTCGCCCCTGATAACCATAATTAGAGCCAAGTCTAGCCATTAATTTAGTGAAATAATACGTATTTTGGTATTTCTAAAACCGAAATTACCCAATATATGATAAATTTGTACAATATGTTGAACAAGTGAACCTTATATAATGTAACAAAACAAGAAGAAAATAATCTACTCGTAACGAACACCTCAAATAAGTTATTGTTAATTTAGATGACGTCACATCTGAAATTTCGAACAAGTGATTTGTGATAGAGTAGTAGGTGTTTGTTACTTTAATCCAATAAAAATTTATTCGTCACAAATTTTGACccaaaaaaaataattgaaaCTTGTAATTGTATGCATGTCCTGACCCTTGTGTGATTATAAACCTTTTAAAACTTGCGGTGTTAAATATATCATAAACTCATAATATTTTTATGGTTAAAAATCTTCTCATTAAGAATACAACAGAGAGTGTAatgttaattattatttttaaatataaaagtaTATTGTTTTTTTGGAATGAATAATAAGAAATAGACAATAGCCAGTATATGGAAATTTTCAACCTATCATATGCAATTTAATAAAATAGGATATCACGTTTAGCTCAAACATGAGTTTAACTTCAAGAATAAGTAAGGGATCTCGTTGAACCGGACTCCCAAACGGTTCAAAACAACCGGAAGGCCGCTTATTGAACCAGAAGGAGAAGAAAGCACAAATTTTCAGAAAAGAGAGAAGCTAAGCAGTGAAATGGCTCTAGCGACGAGGCAGAGACGACCTTTACCGTCGGATCTTCGGGCGACGGCGTCATCGCCAACGACGTCGTATACAAAGGTGGATAAGCCGAAGAGATCGGATGGTGAAAATGAGGGCGTCGATAAAGGACTAGGTTGGCTTCTGCCGTTGATTTGCTTAGGGATGCTAAGGCACATGAGCGCTATGTCAAATATAATTCACGATTGTGATGaggtgttcaattactgggagcCTCTTCACTACTTGCTCTATAAGTCTGGTTTCCAAACTTGGGAGTACAGGTTCAACTTCTTCCATTACATAGCACTATATAGTCAAATGTTGTCTTTGGAATATCATATTTTAGCTGATGCGTAGCATTTTTGTTCAATGTCTCTAAAGTGATAATTTCTGGATCCATCAAACAAAGTCGATGTAGTATTAAGTGATATTCCTCTGTTCCATTTCATGTGGCACACTTTGTctcaaaaagaagagtttaatTATATTACCATCAATGTAAACATTTTCTTGCACTATAAGGTCATCCAAAGGATATCTACATGTAATCCTCCTTAAACTGTGAGAGTAGTAATCTTGAAAATAAGAGAGATTACCTACTATAATAAGTAAAGGTGACCAGATGGTGTAAAAATTTCACTCCAAGAAGAGTGACACCTTTTTATATTTAGAAACATTTaactttaacttttcattttacccttaatgagatgatttataaCTATAAAAATGTTTATGGCTTGTTTTAGACCACAAATTTGAGACGTCTTTCTTTCGTTCTTAAATTAATAGTGCCGCATAAATTGAGACGGAGGGAGTACTTTATCTCTACTTGTGATATCTAAATATTCAAGTATGTACTTTACTTATAGTACCACATATTGTAGTTTAAATATTCATCCTTTGGTACATATGCCAAGACATATATTTTGGGATTGGCAGCAAGTGATTCATATAGAGGATACAAACTAGTAGTTTCGATTAAGGTTTAGTCATTGTTGTTACACATACATTAGGTTAGTAGTTGACAAGAGTCCTTTAATTTGGTTCAAGACTTGTGTGCTAATGTGGGGATAAGTGTGTGATCTAGAGAACCCATTGTTTGCCTTATTAGATGAATTATTTATAAGCAATTTGGTATTGAAATAACTCATGGCCAAATAGAGAGGAATGGTTACAAAGGAACCTTATAGCCGACCCCAACTTTGATTTGGATTGAAGCACAATTGATTGGTTGATGATATTAGTATGAACCCTTTTAGTAACTAGAGTTCACTTTGTTTTGATGGTACTTTTACAAAGTTGGGTAACATGTTATTTGCAGTTCGCAGTTTGCCTTGCGGTCATATCTTTATATCCTACTTCACAAACTGGTGGGTTGGCCTGCTTCATGGTGGTTTGGGGAGGAGAAGGTGAGATTGTTTTTGTTTCCAGAAATATTTCCCATCGTTAGTCATTTCATTTATTTGTTTCTCAAATTTCTCCATCTTTCAACATGTCAGGTGAGAGTATTATATGCTGTGAGAATCTTTCTTGCAGTGCTCTCTGTGATCAGCGATGCTGCTCTAGTCGTAGCCCTTTCCCGGAAGTATGGAAAGCGTCTTGCATCATATACACTCGCAATGCTATGCTTAGCAAGTGGTTGTTTCTTTGCTAGCACGAGTATGTTCTCTCGCTAGACTATATTTGAGGTTTCTCCTTTTTTGGTGGTAAACAATTAATGAAGCACAAGTATGTTCTTTCAGTGAACTGTATATGAGGTTTTCATTTTCTGGTGTTAAACAAttaatgatttttaaattttagctttttCTGTGTGCTTTCATACTATGTGTGATCTAGATATGCACTGGTGACTCCTTAATATTGGTTGCTAACACATCTGGTCTTGCTCACAACCTTCAACCACATGTACATTGGGTCTGTTTTTCTCATAATACTAAGGCCTATTATGTGTCCTTTGTACAGGTTTCCTGCCGAGTTCATTCTCAATGTATGCCATGTCTCTTTCTTCAGCACTATTCCTCTTTAATAAGCCTGCCATGGCACTTTCTGTTGCTGCCACTGGAGTGATTCTGGGCTGGCCGTTTTCGATCCTAGCTTTTCTTCCACTGACAATTTACTCACTGGTTAAGAGATTCAAATCTGTGTTTCTTACAGGTGTTGTCACATCTGTCATCCTTATGGTAAGTTTTGATCATATTAAGTCTCTTGTGATGTTGAGTTCTCGTGTTTCAAACTTAAAACTTGGGAAGTTTCCTTTAAAGGGAATCAAAATTATACATTTCCAACCTAAGTTACTCGGACACGGGTGCAGGTGTCCAACTGGGGGTGCGGATCTAGAGGTCAGATCCTTCAAGCTATAAATTTTAAGATCCGGGGATACGGATCCTAGTACAGGATCCGGCTAAAAATAattcataaaaatataaaaataaaaagaatatctctaaattatgagaaattttgtGGAATGCTTACGTATAACTTGTAAAGCGTGAATTTAtttttattctcaagttgtagataagtaaatGATTGATTTCATAGATAAGGTAtgctattttcttcaaatttaccctAGATTTGGTCCTGATTTCGTGAATCAAATTGTATCTCGTCTTGATACTTTCCGTCCATCATGGTGAAAGTACCCAAAATCGTTTGACCAGATCCGGTATGGATCCTATACCCACACCCATACTAGTGCCGTGTCAACACAGATGCGGCACCTAAACTGCCGTGTCGGAGCAACTTAGTTTCCAACATATGGAGTTATTCATGCTTACTGCGCAAGATGCAGGAAGATCGCCAACCAAATGTTCATGTTGCTAAACTTCAATATGCAAGTCCATCTTcctaaattgaaatttcaaaattccaCTTAACCTATTAGTTTGCCCGTTTTAGTGCTGCTGGCATGTTTTTTTCCCTCCCTGGAACACATATCTGTGCTGCCTGATGACTCGACTTGTTGTACAAATTGTTCTAGGTACTCTCACTTCTTGTTGACTACCGCTACTATAAGAGGTGGACATCCTCTGTTATCAACTTGCTGGTATACAATGTTATAGGGGGTGGTGAAAGTCATCTCTACGGTACTGAAGGGCCATCATTTTATTTGAGGAATGGCTTTAACAATTTCAACTTCTGTTTTGTGTTTGCTCTACTGTTCTTAGCAATACTACCCATTGCTAAGAAGAAGTATGCTCCTGAGTTGTTGGTTGTTGTTTCACCTGTCTATCTCTGGATTGCCTTTATGTCCTTACAGCCGCACAAAGAAGAAAGGTTAGTCCTCTTCAATTTTTCTCCTTGCCACCagactatatatatgtatatatatatatatatagagagagagagagagagagagagagagcgagaGAGAGAGATCATATATTACATGTCTACTTGTAGAGCTTCATGTGCCGCTGAAGATATAACAGAGGAAATAAGTATGTTTTCTGAACATGGCAAGGTAACATAGCAAATAACTAAAAGTCAGACTGAAATTGCTAGCTGAAAAGGTATTTTTGGTCAACATGCTCTACCAAAATCCTTTTTTAGGAAAAGTGGAGCTATATTTGGCTTCTTCAAATTTCTTATTTGCAGTACTATGCTGAAATTTCATCCATCAGGGATTTGTATGTCTGTTCGGGTTGTATGGAATCCACATATTAGCATTTAAATTTTGTCATTGTTCTTGATATCTGATGCATTAGCTTTTTTCACACGAAATGATAATTGCCCGGAAGATGCTAGTGTCATAAGGCAATCATGTTTGTAGCCAAGAAAGGTGTATCTATCTTTAACTGCATCTGAGATTGAAAGTTGTAACATGAGCTGTGAATTGGAATATGTAGCAACTCATAGTTTACTGCCTGTGCAGATTTCTGTACCCAATATATCCACTTATCTGTGTTGCTGCTTCTGCTGTGATTGAGAGCTTTCCTGATCTGTTCAGGGATAAGTATAATCCCAACGATACATCCGTCCTAGTTATGGTAATTTCCTATGCCCGAAGAGAAATTGTCAAGCTTCAATTTTCAGTGCCTATAGTATTCACTTGCTTTGCTTATGCAGATAGCAAAATTTCTCCGACCTCTAGCTCTTGGTTTGATTCTTTGTTCCTCCCATGCTCGGACATTTTCCCTTATTAATGGTTATTCAGCTCCTATTGAGATTTACAAGCATTTAGACTACTATGATGACGCTGGAACAGGTGAGTATTAGCCTGTTTAATGAAGAGTTGAATATCTGTTTGTTAGATtttcatttttagaatttttaagACTCTGATGAATGGTGTAAAAATCTTGATGCATGAGTTAATTTTTTCCTGAGTATAACATGTCTTCTATGAGCCCGGCATTAAGATCTTTATTTGTTGGATTAAAAAGACCTTATAAAGTCTTGACTGAAAGACTTAAGAGGGTGGTAGGAAAACTAGTAGATGCTCAACAAATGGCTTTCATCAAAGGAAGACAAATAATAGATGCAGTGTTGATTGCTAATGAAGCTGTGGATTCaagaatcaaaaagaaagaaCCCGGAATCCTATGCAAACTAGATATTGAGAAGGCTTATGATCATGTCAACTGGAGCTTTCTACTGAAATTGTTAGAACAAATGGGTTTTGGGCAGAAATGGATCAGTTGGATGAAATTTTGCATATCTACTGTTACATTCTCCATTCTCATAAATGGATCTCCTGAAGGTTTCTTCCATGCACGCAGAGGTCTAAGACAAGGTGATCCTTTATCTCCCTTTCTATTCATTATAGTCATGGAAGGACTGAACAACATGATTAAAACGGCCAAAAT
Coding sequences:
- the LOC104214918 gene encoding phosphoenolpyruvate carboxylase-like, whose product is MATRNLEKLASIDAQLRLLVPAKVSEDDKLVEYDALLLDRFLDILQDLHGEGLKETVQECYELSAEYESKRDKKKLEELGNVLTSLDPGDSIVVAKSISHMLNLANLAEEVQIAYRRRQKLKKGDFLDENNAMTESDIEETLKRLVVDLKKSPQEVFDALKNQTVDLVFTAHPTQSIRRSLLQKHARIRNCLAQLYAKDITPDDKQELDEALQREIQAAFRTDEIRRTPPTPQDEMRAGMSYFHETIWKGVPKFLRRVDTALKNIGINERVPYSAPLIQFSSWMGGDRDGNPRVTPEVTRDVCLLARMMAANLYYSQIDDLMFEMSMWRCNDELRVRADELHSSSKRDEKHYIEFWKQIPPSEPYRVILGDVRDKLYHTRERTRQLLSNGFSDIPEEATYTNIEQFLEPLELCYRSLCACGDRPIADGSLLDFLRQVSTFGLSLVRLDIRQESDRHTDVLDAITQHLEIGSYREWSEERRQEWLLSELSGKRPLFGPDLPKTEEIAEVLDTFHVISELPSDCFGAYIISMATAPSDVLAVELLQRECHVKRPLRVVPLFEKLDDLEAAPAAVARLFSIEWYKNRINGKQEVMIGYSDSGKDAGRMSAAWQLYKAQEELIKVSKQYGVKLTMFHGRGGTVGRGGGPSHLAILSQPPDTIQGSLRVTVQGEVIEQSFGEEHLCFRTLQRFTSATLEHGMNPPLSPKPEWRALLDEIAVIATEKYRSIVFKEPRFVEYFRLATPELEYGRMNIGSRPSKRKPSGGIESLRAIPWIFAWTQTRFHLPVWLGFGAAFKYALNKDVKNLHILQDMYNKWPFFRVTIDLVEMVFAKGDPGIAALYDKLLVSEDLWSFGELLRANYEETKSLLLQIAGHKDLLEGDPYLKQRLRLRDSYITTLNVCQAYTLKRVRDPNYLVTLRPHITKEYMESKPAAELVKLNPRSDYAPGLEDTLILTMKGIAAGMQNTG
- the LOC104214917 gene encoding alpha-1,2-mannosyltransferase ALG9; translated protein: MALATRQRRPLPSDLRATASSPTTSYTKVDKPKRSDGENEGVDKGLGWLLPLICLGMLRHMSAMSNIIHDCDEVFNYWEPLHYLLYKSGFQTWEYSSQFALRSYLYILLHKLVGWPASWWFGEEKVRVLYAVRIFLAVLSVISDAALVVALSRKYGKRLASYTLAMLCLASGCFFASTSFLPSSFSMYAMSLSSALFLFNKPAMALSVAATGVILGWPFSILAFLPLTIYSLVKRFKSVFLTGVVTSVILMVLSLLVDYRYYKRWTSSVINLLVYNVIGGGESHLYGTEGPSFYLRNGFNNFNFCFVFALLFLAILPIAKKKYAPELLVVVSPVYLWIAFMSLQPHKEERFLYPIYPLICVAASAVIESFPDLFRDKYNPNDTSVLVMIAKFLRPLALGLILCSSHARTFSLINGYSAPIEIYKHLDYYDDAGTGSVLCIGSEWHRFPSSFFIPDYVGQVRWLDDGFTGLLPIPFNSSLGGTSAAPSYFNNKNKASEEQYLTDPEQCTFLIELQLQRPYPTRGSDLSTWEIVAALPYLDRELSPPLYRSFFIPYHWQQKNVFGQYRLLRRIPK